A region of the Pseudomonas silesiensis genome:
ATGCCCCGCAGCAGCGCCGGCGTTTCCAGGTTTTCAGGGGTGATCAGGTACTGCGCCGGAAGCCGTGCCGCGGCAACGATTGGCTGGTTGGCCGCCGGGAACTCGTAGTTCGGCAGGTCGCGGGGCGCTACCCATTCCAAGGGCTGGCCTTCGGCGCCGTGAGGCTCCCCGGAAAAGCCCGAGACTTCCCAGACATCCAGCAACACCTGCTTGTCGGGGTAATCGTGCCGCACCTTGATCAACGGGCGCGCCACGCTGACCACGATGCCCAACTCTTCATGGAGTTCGCGGGCCAGGGCAATTTCAACGGATTCGTCGTCCTCGACCTTGCCACCTGGAAACTCCCACAGCCCACCCTGATGCTGGGTATCGGCACGGCGGGCGATGAGGATCTTGCCGCTGCTATCGCGGATGACGGCGGCGGCTACGTGCACTCGCTTCACTGACCGACCTCCTCCAGACCTGCTTTCTGCCACGCCTTGAAGGCTGGCCATTGGTAGATCGTGTTGATGTAGGTTTCATCCGCGGGGGGCAGCTTCACCCGATAAGTGCGCAGGCGTACCGCGATCGGCGCAAAAAACGCGTCGGCCAGGGTCGCGCCGCCAAACAGGAATGGACCGGTTTCGGCCGCGACGGCGCGGCATTCGGCCCACAACGCCAGCATGCGTTCGATGTCTGCCTGCACGTCCACCGGCATCGGCGATAGCGGGGCGTCGTGGCTCAGGTCGAATGGCATATGGTTGCGCATGGCGAAGAACCCGGAATGCATCTGCGCACACGCCGAACGCGCCTGGGCGCGGGCGGCGGTGTCTTTGGGCCAGAGCCCGGCGTCGGGGAACTGTTCGGCCAGGTATTCGGCAATCGCCAGGGAATCGGCGATGGTGCCGTGCTCGGTTTTCAGCAGCGGCACTTTCGCGGTGGGCGAATGCTTGAGCAGGCGTTCACGGGTGTCTGGTTGGTTGAGCTTGATCAGTTCTTCGGTGTAGGGGGCGCCGGCCAGGTCGAGGGCCAAGGCGCCGCGCAGGGACCAGGAGGAATGCAGTTTGTCGCCGATGATCAGGTGGAGGCTCATGTTCGGGACCTTTTGATGAGGGGTACGGGCCAGAAACTTTGTGTCTGGTCGTCCGCCTTCGCGAGCAAGCCCGCTCCCACATTTTGACCGAGTTCCTCCAGAAGAAATGCGATCGAATGTGGGAACGGGCTTGCTCGCGAATGGAGCGACTCGGTCTAGAGAGTATTAAGTGCGGTACTCAGCGTTGATCTTGACGTACTCGTGGGACAAATCAGTGGTCCAGATGGTTTCGCTGCAATCGCCGCGACCCAGTTCGATGCGGATGGTGATTTCTTCCTGCTGCATCACCGCCGCGCCCTGGGCTTCGGTGTAGGTCGATGCGCGGGCGCCATGGCTGGCAATGCACACTTCGCCGAGGAACACGTCGATCTTGCTCACGTCCAGGTCCGGAACCCCGGCACGGCCGACGGCGGCCAGGATAC
Encoded here:
- a CDS encoding glutathione S-transferase family protein; protein product: MSLHLIIGDKLHSSWSLRGALALDLAGAPYTEELIKLNQPDTRERLLKHSPTAKVPLLKTEHGTIADSLAIAEYLAEQFPDAGLWPKDTAARAQARSACAQMHSGFFAMRNHMPFDLSHDAPLSPMPVDVQADIERMLALWAECRAVAAETGPFLFGGATLADAFFAPIAVRLRTYRVKLPPADETYINTIYQWPAFKAWQKAGLEEVGQ